In Brachyhypopomus gauderio isolate BG-103 chromosome 2, BGAUD_0.2, whole genome shotgun sequence, the DNA window tcttacatgagtgacatctgtaggtggtgttctaccattctatagtgaaattattcagtgcaatcaggagaatttttttaatgacactgtaaatataaaacggtgtaaaagtaacaaaatgtaataatttactttttactcaTTCTGTTCACCATTTAGATTTAAATGTGGAATCACAGGCCACATCACCCTTTACCGTAATCTATGAAATACGCGCAACTTCGCAATTTTTTTGGGGGCTGGCTTGACCAAGATTTTTCAAGTGAGGGCTGGCTTGACCGCAGTGAATCAACGGAGCGGGTATGTCGCGGGTCCGCCTCTTCTAAATGTGACAGACGTTTCATACCCAGCGGTCTGTCTTGTGTAGTCTAGTAGAGAGCAGCGTCCTTGTCTTTTATTACTAGAAAAACGGAGTTTTGTGATGGACACGCGTCGTTTATAATGAACCCTTAACTAGGAGAGGACGCCTTGGCCAATATATTCTGTAAGGTTCTGTTCTGATGGCATTTTACTGCATTCAGTCCGTCAAATGTTTATACTACTTACTGTATTTTATACTAAGTACTGTCTAGGTTACATGAGGAAGATTTTAAACTTTAAAATGATCTGTCAGGTTTTTGGCATTTAGATTGTTGGGTTATTATTGGACCTAAACCTCCAGGACTGTGTGTTTGATATGTGGTATTGCAGGATGGACGGGTGTGAACGAGCGAACCTTCATCGCCGTGAAGCCAGATGGAGTTCAGAGGAGGCTTGTGGGAGAGATAGTCCACCGCTTTGAGAGAAAGGGCTTCAAACTGGTCGCACTTAAGTTCCTGCAGGTAAAAGAGCAATCCTCACATAGTCCTTTTACACTTGCTTAAAATcattacttttatttatttatttattttaaaatatatataaaatatatagatATAATAGGATATCTCCAGATGTAGAAAGAGGGCCACCTGCATCATGAggcaccccacacacccagctcACTCACTTTTTGTCCCGCTCCCCTCAGGCAGAAGGTTGAGGAGCATAAAGTGTAGGACAACCAGACTGAGGAACAGTTTCATTCCGGAAGCTGTGAGACTCATAAACTCCACCTAAACTACTCACTGCTCTGACTCTGTTCAAGCCACTTACTCACCGGTCACTTTACTGAACTCTGGTCACTTTATATCATGCTGCTGCTATTGTAGACTTACTGTCTGCGTTTAAATTATGCCCTGTGTGTATATACtatttattacatatatattcTTCTAAAATACTAGCTCCATTACTGCTCTTTACTGTAATTGTTTTAGATAATTATGTATATTCGTATTACCGGGACCTTGAGTATAAAAATTTCGTTCCACCCCATGCAAATGTGATGCGAATGACAATAAACACTCCTTGAATCCTTGAAATCTCCAACAGACAACCAAATGTAGACCGGTTTGACATGCTTGCTTAAGTGACAATTTTAAGCAACTCAGTCTCAAGGAAAAGCAGAATTATTTTCCAAGGTGGCACAACAGAAAAAAGCTTTTGCCACATCGTTGTTAGCTGATTTGATGGCCGATGTTGCCACAGCCATGTGTGACTACAATAGCCAGATTGACACTGCTTCCAGGGTGAGAGGGGTGACATTAGTCTGTGCACTAGTGACAGAGGGATGCCTGTGTGATCACGTTTACTAATGAAGCCAGTTGGTGCCCGGCTGTGTACACGCCAAACCTAATATGTTGTTCTATCATTGGGAATTGAGAGGTGTGGCCAGCCTCTTTGCCACCATCATATGACACACTTGCTACACGTACACAATGCATTTTCTAAATTAAATGAGAAATGTGTctataaaattgtgtgtgtgtgtgtgtgtgtatgggggtgtgtttgtatggTTGATTGTGTAGGCTTCTGAAGACAAATTGAATGAACATTACTGGGAATTGAGGAACAAGCCATTTTACAAAGGCCTGCTCAGATACATGAGTTCTGGACCTATCGTGGCTATGGTAAGATATTCCATATCTAGAATATTCCAGAACTGCACCTCTACTTCTACATGTCACTATTTCAATTGCATCCTAAGATCCAGCCATATGCTAATACATTTAAtatagaggtgtcaattccaggttcagaaaataaaagtcctcaccgggattttgctcaggcttcctggattgtgttgattccactaattttacctggattgcactaattagaaaatctagcaagcttgagcaaaatcctggtgaggacttttaatctctgaacctggaattgacaccactaatTTAATACATATGCTCATGGATACCACTGATGTGCAGTTATgattttattgtgtgtgtgtccgtgtgagaGGTATGGCAAGGCCTGGATGTGGTAAAGACAGCCAGGAAAATGCTGGGAGAGACCAATCCTGCTGACTCCCTTCCAGGAACCATCAGAGGAGATTACTGTGTAGAAGTGGGCAGGTTGGTAACAGGCCTCACTAATTATGTAGCTGCAGCTAACATGGTATTTCAATTCCATTTACTGATTAAACCATATATCTACTGCTGACAGTGATTTTTAGAACAGCTTCCAAAGATTTTTAGAAAGTTTCTCTGTTGACATTTGTGATTTTAATGGTGCTTAGAAggtctcagagagagagagagagagagagaaaaaaaggtcTCATTACTTCTGATGTATTTTGTAGTTCGTTCATGGTGTTTGTCAGTAATTCATTGGCTAAGATGATTCAGTAGACCAGTATTAGTGAATTGCAGCCTTATAAGATGAGCATTACATACTTCAGCATTATATACCTTAGGTCAACTCTGTGTTGAAACACAGTCAGGAATTTGCCAAGCTATCACAATACATCAGAAGCTGTTATTCTTATAAGTTGTTCAGGAGCAGTGAAAAATAGCAGTGAATGAGCACACAGAGATTACATGTGATTGTGTTATAATGGAGGCCTCACTAAACTGCAGCATGTCTCTGGTGTTGCAGGAATGTCGTCCATGGCAGTGACTCGGTAGAGAGTGCTCAGAGGGAAATCACCCTGTGGTTCAAAGAGCATGAGCTCGTCTGCTGGGAGGAGAGCACCGAGCAGTGGATCTATGcatgagcaacacacacacacacacacacacacacacacacacacacacacactgacacagagCTTTGCGGCCTTTCATATTCATGTTGCAGGAACAGGACACACTCCTTCTGGAGCACCACGCCTCTGCAGACCTGGCAGAACCCGCTAGGAGGAAACTTGTGTGCTGCTGTAACCGGGCCGGCACAGGGCAGGCAGCTCAGCATCAGCTGCTGACGGGTTTGGGCCTCTGTCTCCGGGTCTTCAGAGGACCACCAACCTTTCAGGTCAAAAATATTCATCAGAGGGGAAGCAATGTGGACACACTATCCCTAATCAAATTGCTCTAAAAAataccaaacaaaaaaaaaaaaaacacaacctgGATAATGCATTTGATAAGTTGCTTACATTTATGTGAcaattttgcacattttctatAACTTCATATTCATCATGAATGAATGATCATAATGAAACAATATTTATGCATTTTACTGCTGTTTGTAGACCTATTTGAAGTGAATGTATTTAGCACAATTGTTACAGTCTCAGAACCCACGTTCTCTGAAATATGCAGTATAGTTGTTTTGCTGCAACTTAAAGACCCTGCTAGGCGGGTGACGCTGATACCACATGATGTACATCACCTCAACTACAACTCCCTGTGGTATATTTATCAGGAAAGCTGAACTTCAGTATGCTCTGACTTTATGCGTGGTAGCTTGGTGTCATTACATACATTTTATACTTATCTTTTTGTAGCTATTGAAGACATGACTGTTCATGTTGTGTATGGAATCATGACAAAAGCAATAATGTACTCTTCAGAGGGACGTGATGGACACGTGTGCTTCTTTGTGTTGTGCGAGTGATCTTGCTCCGTTTTTGCACTACAACTTCTCTGAGGTCTGATAACCACAAAGTGACCTCTTATGAAATAAAGGTTCTTGTAAAGCCATGGATTTTATGTGTTTGATATATGACATTGTATGATACCACCAGGGTAACAGAGTTTGAGCTAAAAACATAAACCTGTCTGAAATGTTGCATTTTCCTGTCATCTGGTATGTTTGGGACTAAATGTACCttacaataacaacaataacataTCGCTAAAACATTCTGAATGATGGATGGGACTTTATGAACAAGACATTTAGACAAGTAAATCTTTTCAGAGCACGAATAtgtttatatttaatatttaaccaCACTTAAGAGAACAAATAGAGGTGAGTCAcatacagagcaaacagttgGGACCAGTCAATCAAACTGGAAGCCAGTCACTTCTCTGTGGCCCACAATGCCCAGCCCAAGTGGaaaaataaaccaatcagccCACAGCTCACCTGCTTCCAGATCCCTCTCTGTAGAATGAATTATGCTTTTATATCCACTGTTTTGTCTGTAGATTGAGTATTATTGGCATGTCAATGAGaccatattttaaaatgttgtaTATGGCTTTCCACAGTCTACCAAAGTTCCACCAACACTTCAGTGTGTCATGTGCTTTCATATAATTTCTCTATCAGCCACCCACAGCTCCTTTTCCCTCTTGGTTGTTCTCCTAAATGATCCTAAGTTTTACTTACTGAACCTCGGTATTTACATTTCTGTACACACGTCCTGCATAAATGAGAATCACAAACCAATTTGCATCTCTCCAAATGCCTCTAACCAATCACAGCTCCATATCCTTGAATCGCTATCCAATGAGCtgcctgtttccatggtgtttgTGAGCTGTGAGCTggtagaaaaaaataaaataaacagcatTAGGGTATTCACATATTTGGCAAAACTGGGTTGTTTTGGGAAAGGAAATGAAATGGTTTTAATCAAGGTGATTTAAAATTGCCATTAAGCTGTAAGATGCAGGAGACTCTTGAGCTGTgccttgtgtgtttgtattgaaGAGAGAGGCAGTCGCGTTCGGGTAACGAACATACTGGGCATGACTCAGTTTAGAGAAGGAAGATACAGGCCTTGGGGTAGTTATAGAGTATGGGTACAGAATTTCATTTGGGTTGGGGGCATAGTTAGCAACAGATATGGTTTCATACATAGTATCTGGGCACAGAGTTACAGGATGGGGAGTGCAGGTATAAGGTGTCCTGTCATCACTCGGGGACATACGACACCTGCCAGACAATAATATGGCTCCTCTCAGCTTTAGACAACGCCGGCTTCATCTGAGGGGCGTCGCCGTCTCCTTCCTCTGTCTCGTCATCCTCACCATCACCTGGAATGAGGTGAAGGTAGAAAAGTCaggttaaaaaatattttataagtATATTAAAAGTTTTCATAGGGATTTTTGACCTACTGAGGCCTAAGGCACAGTGAAGctgcattttaaaatgtctccATATGAAGATGCAGCATCTCACAAGGTTATGAATATTTCAATTAAAATGTGTATGTGCATAATTGTGATTAACGTCACCATCATCAAAATTGTGTGATGATGTATGTGACAATGTACGGTACCTATGCGGAAGTCTATGTAGCCTTCTCCTCCACTGAGCACCAATACATTATGAACACTCTGAGTTTCTGTCTCCACTGGGGCTGAAGACCCCTGAGATTCTGATGGGCTGTCCAGCACACTGCCATTCAGGGTGGCTAATACGTTgcctgaaggaaaaaaaaaaacaccaacaaaacacCTCAAATACAAAACTTTGTTTCATAAGGCATCAAATATTTCTTAAAATCACAGACAGCATTAAATAAAAGCATTCACTGGACTACAAAACCTTCTTAACAGCTCTGAGTGACAAAACATGACAAGAAGTTTGGAATCAGTGCTGTGCTTGCAGATGTGGTCAGGTAGCCCTCACCTGGGACTGACACAAAGAATTTGACTGCATCTCGGTGTCCGTGGAAACAGAGCTGGGCCTGAGCCATGGAGCAGTACGGGATGAAGCTGCCGTTGCCCTTCTCTGATTCGTCGGCGTACACGTGAATcacgccccctgatgacgtggGAGACACCTTATTTGCTGGAGAGACGAGAAAGAGAAGAAATTTCAAACTGAGAAGTGAAAAACAACAGCAGCACTTACGTTCGAGTGGATCGACTGAGACCAAGGAACcgtgaaaaaaaagtgctacTTGTGAACAATGctgtacacacaaatacactacatgcacagcagagaaagagatacacacagatatacatcaCAGAAACAATATTACACTTATGATAAGCGAACACTATTGGGCCAGACAGACTAAACAGTAACAGCCGTGAAGATGAATTCTAATACATAAACGATAAAGCACAAACATGAGAGAGTGGGGGGAGGAAGCCGGAATAAGGAGGAAGATGGCGGATGATGAAAGTGACATCATaaaagggagacagacagaactTACCCCTCAGTCCAAGAAGCTGCCCCCGATGCAGGACTACAGCTACAGGAACAAGGGAGAAGATAGGACAGGATGGGGTAGGTCAGAAGAGCGCCACCCAATGGACAAGGACAACGTTGGAGGCAAAGAAGACGGtgagaggggggaaaaaaataaaaaagcatcGCAGACACGGAAAAGGGTCAATGGGGAAAAGAACGGGAGAAAAGAGTTGCGGCGGAATTAGCAAAAAAGGACTTAAGAGGAAAGAAAATATGGCTTGTGTTTCACATTGCACACAGATGAGCAAAGCTTTGCTACGGTGACATGCTTAACTTGATGCTCCTTTCAACGTTTccgcctgtgcgtgtgtgtgtgtgtgtgtgtgtgtgcacagcagacATGGGGCAGCTCCACTCTCACTTACTTTCAGTCAGAGGGATGGAGATGATCACTCCATTTCCTGTTCCCACCCACAACCGGTTACCTCCAATCAGTAAGGCTGTTATCCGAACAAATGAAAAGCCCAACTTTCCTGTACCTGTCAATCAAAGCCAAAGGAAAAGCAAGTCGTACCCAAGAACATGACTAAAGTATGATactaaaaaattatttttccctcccaatcagccccaactagagattgacatgagccggcccatcgggaatcctcccgaatctcccgattagccactccggctctggataCTATAGTGATAAATTAGCATACATCTTTGTATAGTATACTACAATTATTACATAGAGATCTGGACGGACAGTTCAGAGGAGTTACCCAGCATCTTGCTGACGTACGGCTCGATGTCCACGTCCTGCAGGTGctggtgtgtgcgcgcgtggtACAGTCTCAGCGTGGAGTCCAGCCGGATGGACACCCACACGCCGTCTCCGATCCAGGCCAGCTGCCTGACCTGGCTCTCCCTGCGTGGGTGAGCGTCGAACGACTTCTGGAGAAGGCAACGAGAACACAGCCACCAAGTCACAAAGGAATGGGTGTGAAAACAGGAAGTGaatataaatattgtgtttgtttccttccAGGTTTTCTCCTTCAGAAACCACTGAGTTGCTAACACACACTCTTAATTTAAATATCTGGAATAGATGATTCTTTTACAGCAAAACTGTGGTGTGGCTACGGTGAATCAACACTGCTTTTTACCTCCTGATGGTTAGTGTAATTTGAATAAGTGTAATATGTCAGACCCCTCAGTTGGGTAAACACACCTCGATCTGCATACTCTTTGGCTGGATCACATGAATCTTGTTCTTGTAGCCACACCAGACCTTATCATGTACCACAGCCATGCAGCGTATGGAATGGTGAGGCCGACCCAGGTCCATCAGGTGATAGTTGGACAAGTCCCACTGACCATCTGTGTGCACATCACatacagaacacaaaacacaagcagGGACATCAAAGTCTTTTCAATGGCATACATTACCCATAAATTGTACTCATTGGCCTAGCTAGTGCCCTGGGGTCTGTGAACTATGCAGGAGAGACCACAAACCTTCAGCTCGGTGGAAAATGGCAAGAGTTCCATCTGCCAGGGCCACTAGCACCCGTCCCTTAACATGcctgagatagatagatagatagatagatagatagatagatagatagatagatagatagatagatagatagatagatagatagatagatagatagatcgatcgatcgataGATGGGAGAGGAATTTTTCAAACATAACGTAAAATAATCATGTGATACTTCAGTAGAACTGACATGCGCTAGTCATGAAGACCTCACTCACACTAGACTGAGCACAGAGTCTTTGAGTTTGATGGAGTGGAGACACTTCTTCCAGTTTGCCACTGCAGAATGCACATAGAgcctggaggagagagagcacaGACACTTTACACACTTTACACATATTCTCTAGGGGGTATTGAGGTCTCAGggggtacacacacatactgtcatACTGGTGGAGACacaagttgctctggataagagtatGTGCccaatgctgtaaatgtagttGAATCTgtagtttgagtgtgtgtgtgtgtgtgtgtgtgtgtgtgtgtgtgtgtgtgagtgtatgtgtgtgtatgtgtatgtgtgtgtgtgtgtgtatgtgtatgtgtgtgagtgtgtgtgtatgtgtatgtgtgtgagtgtgagtgtgtgtgtgtgtgtgtgtgtgtgtgtgcgtgtgtgtgtgtgtgtgtgtgcacgtgggtTTATAATACTCACCAACCATTTTGAGCACCCAGCCACATGGTGGGGGCAACACTGGTTCCAGCCCGATCGTCTCCACCCTCTTCCGAGTTGGGGGGTGCTGATGTCACTTCCTCCTTTGGAGCGCCCCCTTCACTGGATGTTAAGgaagaacacacccaccacTTTATTTCATGCCGCAACGTTTCGTTCAATCAACACAGCATAATATATCCACCTAGTTGTCCATGACATGTGTCACAATACTAAGGTACTCCATACAACACCCCCGTGTTCTCCCAGTCAGAATCAACTGACTCGACTTATATGGCTGACAGGGAGAATTAGTAATCTCAACAAGAGAGAATACACTGAGAGGTTCAAAGGAAAAACATAACAGAAAAATGATGACTCAACGAACCCTTCTCTAAATTAGCTCATTTACCTATGAGAAGGAGATTAGAACTACTGACTGGGAAACACTTTACTTTTGACCAGATACTAACATCTAGTGTCTAGTGTGTAGTCATGCTCTACATAGTGTCTCTATTTCGAATGTGTGTAAATAAAAAGGTTGTGTGTATTTAAATCACCTGTGTGAATTATCTGTGAAGACGTGCTCAGTGAAAGGTCCGGTCGGGGCCACGTTTTCTCCTGCTTCACTGGGTCCCGTCTCCTCCGACACCTCCATGGCCTCAGTGGCCTCCTCCGCTGACTGAGAGACAGCTAGACGACTACACACGGGAGCTGTGGgggctgcaaacacacacacacacacacacacacacacacacacacacacacacacacacacacacacacaaacacacacacacacacacatacattacacacatacatacacaaacacacacacacacacacacacaaacacacacacacacacacatacacacacacacacacacacatacacacacacacacacacacacacacatacacacacacacacacacacatacattacacacatacacacacacacacacacacacacacacacacacacacacaaacacacacacacacacacatacattacacacatacatacacaaacacacacacacacacacacaaacacacacacacacacacacacacacatacacacacacacacacacacacatacacacacacacacacacacatacattacacacatacacacacacacacacacacacacacacacacacacacacacacacacacacacacacattacacacatacatacacaaacacacacacacacacacacacacacacacacacacattacacattacaaACAGAGACTCATACAGTCCTCAGGCTCTGAAACGCTTGGTGGTCCTACAGACACAAACATCTCCTTCGCCACGTGCTGGCCAACGAGGCGGCCATGTTGGCCTGCGCGGATACAGGAGCAGGGGCGTGGTGTGGCGT includes these proteins:
- the nme3 gene encoding nucleoside diphosphate kinase 3 isoform X1 yields the protein MICLFLTIFAYVFKRGWTGVNERTFIAVKPDGVQRRLVGEIVHRFERKGFKLVALKFLQASEDKLNEHYWELRNKPFYKGLLRYMSSGPIVAMVWQGLDVVKTARKMLGETNPADSLPGTIRGDYCVEVGRNVVHGSDSVESAQREITLWFKEHELVCWEESTEQWIYA
- the nme3 gene encoding nucleoside diphosphate kinase 3 isoform X2, with amino-acid sequence MSSGPIVAMVWQGLDVVKTARKMLGETNPADSLPGTIRGDYCVEVGRNVVHGSDSVESAQREITLWFKEHELVCWEESTEQWIYA